The sequence AAAGATCAACCATCCATAGGCCTACACCAAATAAGCCAAATACTGCGAGTGCTGAGATCCAATGCATTGCTCTTGCTAAAGGATTATAATTTTTGACGCTGCTGTTCATACATCTCTTCCGAATGTTAACGTGTCGTGTAGTTTTGAAAAGCGTACCCTACACCAAGTTTGCGTAACATATTATTTACCAAGTTTTACATTAGTCACATCATTTCAAATTAAACGAGTTATTCGAAAATTTTGAACAAGTTGCTTGATGGGCAAATTTCTTTGTTGAACAATCGCTTGCTGAGTTAAATTTCAACGATTTGTTCAATTTCATAGAGCTCGTCTGAGATGTCTAACATTTTTCGTTCCATAACTTTTTGAGCGTCTTCTATCCCCTTGTTGTAATAGACTGCACCAAACTTTTTACTGATGAAGTCGACTAAGAATTCAGTGTCAAACTGACCAAGATCTACATCGAGTTCATCTTGCAGGTACTTTTGTAATGTCTGAGTGAGCTCAGACTTTTGTTTCGAATCTAATTGAATGGTCATGAATGTGTCCAAATAAAGAGTAAGTAGAACAATTGTGATTAGCTGACTAAGATTAGGTTAACTAGCGATAACTTTACTAACTAACCATAAGCCTGCTAACTCACTATTATTTCTCATAATTTAGATTACAGACCCGTAGAGCGCCAGTGCTATCCATAAAAACGCTCTGCAATGGCTAATTTTGATAGAGGGATCATGAACTGGCACTTTGGCAATAGGTAATGGCGTCGAAATTACCGTACTATTGCCCATCAATAAGATAGCAACCGCGTATAAGAGGCTTCATTGTTATTAGATCTGGTGATTCAAAGCGTCAATCAGTTTCAAGACGATTGCTTGAAACTTTGTGAACGTCATTACCCTACCGTACACAATCAAGGGATCAGTGAACATCACATAGGCAAAGCGTTTGCCAGACGAATGGAGCACACTTTCGTTAGCTTCAATCATGCAAGTAACGTAAGCCCACTAGAAATGCTCTCTTCTGGTGAAACACCACGACACTTTCGAATCTCTTCTGAAATTGGTACCGTTTGGATGATTAGCCACCATATGGTGAGCGCAGGAAAAACTTGTCGTAGAAAGTTGATGTTGGACATCCATAACTGGCAGCAAGAGTACGGATTCGCCATTCAACCCAATGACCTATTGATCATTGTCTCCGACCATTGGATAAGCCGAAGTAAAAACAGTGGTGAACTTTTGCATTGGTGGATGGGGAAACTCCCAGACCAGATTAGCGACTACAGCTTACAAGGTATCACGCTAAGAGAGAGTAATACTCAATTCGCTGATGATTTAAATCGTGACTTCAAAATCAGTCCGTGTTTTATCAAATTCGCTCACCCGCTAAAACGCTCTGGAAATCAACAGCTAGTTCGCAAATACTTACAACTTTATGCGGTAATACAATGGCAATAAA comes from Vibrio syngnathi and encodes:
- a CDS encoding DUF2164 domain-containing protein codes for the protein MTIQLDSKQKSELTQTLQKYLQDELDVDLGQFDTEFLVDFISKKFGAVYYNKGIEDAQKVMERKMLDISDELYEIEQIVEI